Proteins encoded in a region of the Lujinxingia vulgaris genome:
- a CDS encoding Sec-independent protein translocase subunit TatA/TatB, translating into MFGISFPELMIIAALVLVVAGPEKLPEFARWAGKGMRELRKASNTLRDALMIDDLDLDKPAKRITTSAPQASAAPPAAGAAQAVSAETSADAAPTTRVSTASAPRERYPSAEPSGLDQLDERDFDRLLEQQYLLHHNQLKAVALTPALASTETHAVSLSAASAEAEPDQATRHAVALVASQAPEPMR; encoded by the coding sequence ATGTTCGGTATTTCCTTTCCAGAATTAATGATCATCGCCGCGCTGGTGCTGGTGGTGGCCGGCCCCGAGAAGTTGCCCGAGTTCGCGCGCTGGGCCGGAAAGGGCATGCGCGAATTGCGCAAGGCCTCGAACACCCTGCGCGACGCGCTGATGATCGACGATCTCGACCTCGATAAGCCCGCAAAGCGCATCACCACAAGCGCGCCTCAGGCCAGCGCCGCGCCGCCTGCGGCCGGCGCCGCCCAGGCGGTGTCGGCGGAGACGTCGGCCGATGCGGCGCCCACCACCCGCGTCTCCACCGCTTCTGCCCCGCGCGAGCGCTACCCCAGCGCGGAGCCCTCCGGCCTAGACCAGCTCGACGAGCGCGACTTCGATCGCCTGCTCGAGCAACAGTACCTTCTGCATCATAACCAGCTTAAAGCCGTGGCGCTCACCCCGGCGCTCGCCAGCACCGAGACCCACGCGGTGAGCCTGAGCGCAGCGAGCGCCGAGGCTGAGCCCGACCAGGCCACGCGACACGCGGTGGCGCTTGTGGCCTCCCAGGCTCCGGAGCCGATGCGATGA
- a CDS encoding thioredoxin family protein — protein sequence MALLETQAPALGTPAPDFELPDTEGVTRRLDDFAASPVLVVMFICNHCPYVKAVLDRLVALPGDFKEGEVAFVAISANDAEHYPQDGPEAMAQLARDKDFPFPYLYDETQEVARAYGAVCTPDFFVYDRDRKLAYCGRLDDNWKDPHAVNRRELHDAIAALLDGRGPVEEQHPSMGCSIKWKP from the coding sequence ATGGCCCTGCTCGAAACCCAGGCCCCCGCGCTCGGCACCCCCGCCCCCGACTTTGAGCTCCCCGACACCGAAGGCGTCACTCGCCGCCTCGATGACTTCGCCGCAAGCCCGGTGCTGGTTGTGATGTTCATCTGCAACCACTGCCCCTATGTGAAAGCGGTGCTCGATCGTCTGGTCGCACTTCCCGGCGACTTTAAGGAGGGTGAGGTTGCCTTTGTGGCCATCAGCGCCAACGACGCCGAGCACTACCCCCAGGACGGCCCCGAGGCCATGGCGCAGCTTGCCCGCGACAAAGACTTCCCCTTCCCCTACCTCTATGACGAGACCCAGGAGGTGGCCCGGGCCTACGGGGCGGTGTGCACGCCGGACTTTTTTGTGTACGACCGCGATCGAAAGCTGGCCTACTGCGGCCGCCTCGACGATAACTGGAAAGATCCGCATGCGGTAAATCGCCGCGAACTCCACGACGCCATCGCCGCGCTGCTTGACGGCAGAGGCCCCGTCGAGGAACAACACCCCTCGATGGGTTGTAGCATCAAGTGGAAACCCTGA
- a CDS encoding M20/M25/M40 family metallo-hydrolase: MAATDTSDTLATTLQSWLKVDSTSGQEKAFLELLEAELKEAGFSRIDRQEVAPGRYNLLARTERPARLLYSTHVDTVPPFLPVRREGDRIFGRGACDTKGGLLAMLQAAKRLLAAGERELGFLLVVGEEVDHCGAKKSVALSHLKEEGLERIILCEPTINRVVAAQKGMLKFTLETEGVAGHSAFVDRGTSAIHKLLDVLERMRRHDWPTDAILGPTTLNIGTIEGGVAANVFAPSARAQVLMRAVSPIEGLLRRVEELAGEEARVEGAVYNDPVFFDPPEGYEVATVPFNTDATYVSELAPVWLVGPGDIRVAHADHEHIDLSDLQAGIDLYTELGTLALRAQR; this comes from the coding sequence ATGGCCGCGACCGACACTTCCGACACTCTGGCAACGACGCTGCAATCCTGGCTTAAGGTCGACTCGACCAGCGGGCAGGAGAAGGCCTTTCTGGAGCTGTTGGAGGCCGAGCTCAAAGAGGCGGGATTTAGCCGCATCGATCGTCAGGAGGTCGCCCCGGGGCGCTACAACCTGCTGGCGCGCACCGAGCGGCCCGCGCGCCTGCTCTACTCCACCCACGTCGACACGGTGCCGCCCTTTTTGCCGGTGCGCCGCGAGGGCGATCGCATCTTCGGGCGCGGCGCCTGCGACACCAAGGGCGGACTTCTGGCGATGCTTCAGGCCGCAAAACGCCTGCTGGCCGCCGGAGAGCGCGAGCTGGGCTTTTTGCTGGTGGTCGGCGAAGAAGTCGACCATTGCGGGGCGAAAAAGAGCGTGGCCTTGAGCCATCTTAAGGAGGAGGGGCTTGAGCGCATCATCCTCTGCGAGCCCACCATCAACCGGGTGGTCGCCGCGCAGAAGGGCATGCTCAAGTTCACCCTGGAGACTGAGGGTGTGGCCGGGCATTCGGCCTTTGTGGATCGGGGCACCTCGGCCATCCATAAGCTCCTGGATGTGCTTGAGCGTATGCGCCGCCACGACTGGCCCACCGACGCGATTCTGGGGCCGACCACGCTCAACATCGGCACGATTGAGGGGGGCGTGGCGGCCAACGTCTTTGCGCCCTCGGCGCGGGCACAGGTGTTGATGCGCGCGGTCAGTCCGATTGAAGGGCTGCTCAGAAGGGTGGAGGAACTGGCTGGCGAGGAGGCCCGGGTGGAGGGTGCGGTCTACAACGACCCGGTCTTTTTTGATCCGCCCGAGGGCTACGAGGTGGCGACCGTGCCTTTCAACACCGACGCGACCTACGTAAGCGAGCTTGCGCCGGTATGGCTTGTGGGTCCGGGCGATATCCGCGTGGCGCACGCCGACCACGAACATATTGATTTGAGCGATCTTCAGGCGGGCATCGACCTCTACACCGAGCTCGGCACGCTGGCGCTCCGAGCGCAGCGCTAA
- a CDS encoding aminopeptidase P N-terminal domain-containing protein has translation MVMIEQEVFAARRARLMEKIGPEGVLIVVGPSMRQRSNDTEYNYRPSSDLLYLSGFREPESVLVLAPGREDGAFGLFVPDRDPSKEQWEGRRAGPEGAVARFGADVAFGLSQLDEELPKFLKGRQTLFYTLGIEPDFDQRVIGWVQSLRHRRNQHLAMPAAIADARDLLFEARLIKEDAELKVLRRACEISAEAHILAMKHCRPGMMEYELQALIEYHFRRSGGTGPAYASIVGGGDNATILHYTENEDRIGEDDVVLIDAGCEYGYYAGDITRSFPASGRFSEPQRRLYEAVLNVLETVTEMIKPGLPYESLQEEASKMLAQAMIDLGILNETLEETLESKSYRKYYPHGIGHWLGMDVHDVGLYKLDEDTSRPLEPGMVLTIEPGIYVPADDENAPEELRGIGVRIEDDILVTAEGYENLTAMCPKSVEEVEALVGSAEPDALKL, from the coding sequence ATGGTCATGATCGAACAAGAGGTCTTTGCGGCGCGCCGCGCCCGACTGATGGAGAAGATCGGCCCCGAGGGTGTGCTGATCGTGGTGGGCCCCTCGATGCGGCAGCGCTCCAACGACACCGAGTACAACTACCGCCCCTCCAGCGATCTCCTCTACCTGAGCGGCTTTCGCGAGCCCGAGTCCGTGCTCGTGCTGGCCCCGGGCCGCGAAGATGGCGCGTTCGGGCTCTTTGTGCCCGATCGTGACCCGAGCAAAGAGCAGTGGGAGGGCCGCCGCGCCGGACCCGAGGGCGCCGTGGCGCGTTTCGGGGCGGATGTGGCCTTCGGGCTCAGCCAGCTCGATGAGGAGCTTCCCAAATTTCTCAAGGGCCGTCAGACCCTCTTTTATACCCTGGGCATTGAGCCGGACTTTGATCAGCGCGTGATCGGCTGGGTGCAGTCTTTGCGCCATCGCCGCAACCAGCACCTGGCGATGCCGGCGGCCATCGCCGACGCCCGCGACCTGCTCTTTGAGGCGCGTCTGATCAAAGAAGACGCAGAACTCAAGGTCTTGCGCCGCGCCTGTGAGATCTCGGCTGAAGCCCACATCCTGGCGATGAAGCACTGCCGCCCGGGCATGATGGAGTATGAGCTGCAGGCGCTCATCGAGTACCACTTCCGCCGCAGCGGGGGCACCGGCCCGGCCTACGCCTCGATTGTGGGTGGGGGCGATAACGCCACGATCCTGCATTATACCGAGAACGAAGATCGCATCGGCGAAGACGATGTCGTGCTCATCGACGCCGGCTGCGAGTACGGTTACTACGCAGGTGACATCACGCGCAGCTTCCCGGCCAGCGGCCGCTTCTCCGAGCCCCAGCGTCGGCTCTACGAGGCGGTGCTCAACGTGCTGGAGACGGTTACCGAGATGATCAAGCCCGGGCTCCCCTACGAGTCATTGCAGGAGGAAGCCTCAAAGATGCTCGCGCAGGCGATGATCGATCTGGGCATCCTCAACGAAACTCTGGAAGAGACGCTCGAGTCGAAGTCCTACCGCAAGTATTACCCCCACGGTATCGGCCACTGGCTGGGCATGGACGTGCACGACGTGGGCCTCTACAAGCTCGACGAAGACACCTCGCGCCCTCTTGAGCCGGGGATGGTGCTTACCATTGAGCCGGGCATCTACGTGCCCGCCGACGATGAGAACGCTCCCGAAGAGCTGCGTGGCATTGGCGTGCGCATCGAAGACGACATCCTGGTCACCGCCGAGGGCTATGAGAACCTCACCGCGATGTGCCCCAAATCCGTGGAAGAGGTTGAGGCGCTGGTGGGTTCCGCCGAGCCGGACGCGCTCAAGCTCTGA
- the yaaA gene encoding peroxide stress protein YaaA — protein sequence MLVLLSPSKSLDFESPVPVSEHSEPPFLKDSKQLIEKLRELSRADLKELMGISDKLADLNYDRYRDFELPFSPENARQALWAFTGDVYTDFQLDAYTDDDVAFAQEHIRILSGLYGVLRPLDLMQPYRLEMGTRLENARGKNLYEFWGKKITEVLNEKLAEQESQMVINLASNEYFKSVKTKSLKGKLITPVFRDRKGEKYKIIAFWAKRARGMMADYIVRERITDPERLKGFTGGGYYFSDERSSDGEYVFLREPQDQ from the coding sequence ATGTTGGTCTTACTCTCCCCCTCCAAATCCCTGGACTTCGAATCGCCGGTGCCCGTCTCCGAGCATAGCGAGCCCCCCTTCCTCAAAGACTCAAAGCAGCTCATCGAGAAGCTGCGCGAGCTCTCCCGCGCCGACTTAAAAGAGTTGATGGGCATCAGCGATAAGCTCGCCGACCTCAACTACGATCGCTACCGCGACTTCGAGCTGCCCTTCAGCCCGGAGAACGCTCGCCAGGCGCTCTGGGCCTTTACCGGCGACGTCTACACCGACTTTCAGCTCGACGCCTACACCGACGACGATGTGGCTTTTGCCCAGGAGCATATCCGCATCCTCTCGGGGCTCTACGGCGTGCTTCGACCTCTGGATCTGATGCAGCCCTACCGCCTGGAGATGGGCACTCGCCTGGAGAACGCCCGCGGCAAGAACCTCTATGAGTTCTGGGGCAAAAAGATCACCGAGGTGCTCAACGAAAAACTCGCCGAGCAGGAGAGTCAGATGGTGATCAACCTGGCGTCCAACGAGTATTTTAAATCCGTGAAGACGAAGTCCCTGAAGGGGAAGCTGATTACCCCGGTGTTTCGCGATCGTAAGGGCGAGAAGTACAAGATCATCGCGTTCTGGGCGAAGCGCGCCCGGGGGATGATGGCCGACTACATCGTGCGCGAGCGCATCACCGATCCGGAGCGGCTCAAGGGCTTTACAGGCGGTGGCTACTACTTCAGCGATGAGCGCTCGAGCGATGGTGAGTACGTGTTTTTGAGGGAGCCGCAGGATCAATGA
- a CDS encoding S1 RNA-binding domain-containing protein — MASKDDKNQPVPPRPRKKKPEGEASAQGVKPDEKVEVIRAPKPPTAPNAPKKDAPKSEAPAAQKEAAKKEEPNAGMKFGDTSATMDDFAAMFEGHEAAAPSRQRFDMGDQVEGTVISVGSSHIFVQIGANQEGVADRAAYEDEEGNVTLEPGQTYSFYVLGFKGGIQLGKELGAGRQGMAAVETAHDTGLPISGRVTGTNKGGFEVDLSGVEAFCPISQIELGFTEEPDAHVGQTYQFKVQEVRDGGRTVVVSRRALLEAQQKEAREETLKTLEVGQVLDGVITRVADFGAFVDIGGIEGLVHVSELSHTFFDHPTDLVKVGQEVKVEVLSLEEPVGDKPIRIGLSMKATEQDPWLEVNEKFAVGTRVLGRVVRLAPFGAFVELTPGVEGLVHVSQMSWERHVANPADVVSVGEEVSVEVQDIDLLRRRIGLSMKTAEGDPWANITERFAIGLEVTGHVAKVEDFGAFIELGGGITALLPRSEMNLASESTPHRQFTAGQEVKARVLNIEPDRRRMALSLKDAETIAEQADPSKAAPTSYKDDSLSSGGSMGTLGDLLKARKKD; from the coding sequence ATGGCCTCCAAAGACGACAAAAACCAGCCCGTGCCTCCTCGCCCCCGCAAGAAAAAACCCGAGGGCGAAGCCAGCGCGCAGGGCGTAAAGCCCGACGAGAAAGTCGAAGTCATCCGCGCGCCCAAGCCCCCCACCGCGCCCAACGCTCCCAAAAAAGACGCCCCGAAGTCCGAGGCGCCCGCGGCGCAGAAAGAGGCCGCTAAAAAAGAAGAGCCAAACGCCGGCATGAAGTTCGGCGACACCTCGGCCACCATGGACGATTTTGCCGCGATGTTTGAGGGCCATGAGGCCGCCGCTCCCTCCCGCCAGCGCTTCGATATGGGCGACCAGGTCGAGGGCACCGTCATCTCGGTGGGCTCCTCGCACATCTTCGTGCAGATCGGCGCCAACCAGGAAGGCGTCGCCGACCGCGCCGCCTACGAAGACGAGGAAGGCAACGTTACGCTCGAGCCCGGCCAGACCTACTCCTTCTACGTGCTCGGCTTTAAGGGCGGCATCCAGCTCGGCAAAGAGCTCGGCGCCGGCCGCCAGGGCATGGCGGCTGTGGAGACCGCCCACGACACCGGGCTTCCCATCAGCGGGCGCGTCACCGGCACCAACAAAGGCGGCTTCGAGGTCGACCTCTCCGGCGTGGAGGCCTTCTGCCCCATCAGCCAGATCGAGCTCGGCTTTACCGAAGAGCCCGACGCCCACGTCGGCCAGACCTACCAGTTCAAAGTGCAGGAAGTTCGCGACGGGGGCCGCACCGTGGTGGTCAGCCGCCGCGCCCTTCTCGAAGCCCAGCAGAAAGAAGCCCGCGAAGAGACGCTGAAAACCCTGGAAGTCGGTCAGGTGCTCGACGGCGTCATCACCCGCGTGGCCGACTTCGGCGCCTTTGTCGACATCGGCGGCATCGAGGGCCTGGTGCACGTCTCCGAGCTCAGCCACACCTTCTTCGACCACCCCACCGACCTGGTCAAAGTCGGCCAGGAGGTCAAGGTCGAGGTCTTGAGCCTTGAGGAGCCCGTGGGCGACAAGCCCATCCGCATCGGCCTGAGCATGAAGGCCACCGAGCAGGACCCGTGGCTGGAAGTGAACGAAAAGTTCGCCGTGGGAACCCGCGTGCTCGGCCGCGTCGTGCGTCTTGCGCCCTTTGGCGCCTTCGTGGAGCTTACCCCGGGGGTTGAGGGCCTGGTGCACGTCTCCCAGATGAGCTGGGAGCGCCACGTCGCCAACCCCGCCGACGTCGTCTCGGTGGGCGAAGAGGTCTCGGTGGAGGTGCAGGACATCGATCTTCTGCGCCGCCGCATCGGCCTGAGCATGAAGACCGCCGAGGGCGATCCCTGGGCCAACATCACCGAGCGCTTCGCCATCGGCCTGGAGGTCACCGGTCACGTGGCCAAGGTCGAAGACTTTGGCGCGTTTATCGAGCTCGGCGGCGGCATCACCGCGCTGCTTCCCCGCAGCGAGATGAACCTCGCCAGCGAGTCGACGCCTCACCGTCAGTTCACCGCCGGTCAGGAAGTCAAAGCCCGCGTGCTCAACATCGAGCCCGATCGTCGCCGCATGGCGCTCAGCCTCAAAGACGCCGAGACCATCGCCGAGCAGGCCGATCCCTCCAAAGCCGCCCCCACAAGCTACAAGGACGATAGTCTGTCTTCGGGCGGCAGCATGGGCACGCTGGGTGATCTGCTCAAAGCCCGTAAGAAGGACTGA
- the trpS gene encoding tryptophan--tRNA ligase: MTSENEAKLTPKGPRRSLSGIKPTGFPHLGNYLGMIRPAIDLQEDYEAFYFVADYHALTSVRDPQALRDSVYQITAYFLAFGLDPARAAFFRQSDIPEVTELTWLLSCVTHMGLLERAHAYKAAKDQGIEKEINHGVFTYPVLMASDILIYDSEVVPVGADQIQHIEMTRDMAQKFNAAFGGDFLRLPEARVREDVATVPGIDGRKMSKSYGNIIEPLLPPKKLRKQIMKIETDSKGLDEPKDPSTCTVVTLYKLFASKEEVAEMEENYRRGGYGYGHAKQALFEAMDAHFSPFREKYEAIIDDRDYLDQILDEGAEKVRPIVEDVMARVRRATGLRR, from the coding sequence ATGACCTCTGAAAACGAAGCGAAACTCACCCCCAAAGGCCCGCGCCGCAGCCTCTCGGGCATCAAGCCCACCGGTTTTCCGCACCTGGGCAACTACCTGGGCATGATCCGCCCGGCCATCGATCTGCAGGAGGACTACGAGGCCTTCTACTTCGTGGCCGACTACCACGCCCTGACCTCGGTGCGAGATCCTCAGGCGCTGCGCGACTCGGTCTACCAGATCACGGCCTACTTTCTGGCCTTTGGTCTCGATCCGGCCCGCGCCGCCTTCTTTCGCCAGTCCGATATCCCGGAGGTCACCGAGCTGACCTGGCTCTTGAGCTGCGTCACGCATATGGGTCTTTTGGAGCGCGCGCACGCGTATAAGGCGGCCAAAGACCAGGGCATCGAGAAGGAGATCAACCACGGCGTGTTCACCTACCCGGTGCTCATGGCCAGCGATATTCTGATCTACGACTCGGAGGTCGTGCCCGTAGGCGCCGACCAGATCCAGCACATCGAGATGACCCGCGACATGGCCCAGAAGTTCAACGCCGCCTTCGGCGGCGACTTTCTGCGTCTGCCCGAGGCCCGCGTGCGCGAAGACGTCGCCACCGTCCCCGGCATCGACGGCCGCAAGATGAGCAAGAGCTACGGCAACATCATCGAGCCCCTTCTGCCGCCCAAAAAACTGCGCAAGCAGATCATGAAGATCGAGACCGACTCCAAAGGCCTCGACGAGCCCAAAGACCCGTCGACCTGCACGGTGGTGACCCTCTACAAGCTCTTCGCCTCGAAAGAGGAAGTCGCCGAGATGGAAGAAAACTACCGCCGTGGCGGCTACGGCTACGGCCACGCCAAGCAGGCGCTCTTTGAAGCGATGGACGCCCACTTCTCCCCCTTCCGTGAGAAGTACGAGGCCATCATCGACGACCGCGACTACCTCGACCAGATCCTTGATGAGGGCGCCGAAAAGGTGCGCCCCATCGTCGAAGACGTCATGGCGCGTGTGCGTCGCGCCACCGGCCTTCGCCGCTAG
- a CDS encoding class I SAM-dependent methyltransferase: MSYAEQAAMFENRLQKNISRIENAAQRLGQSCYRIYDADIPEIPLLVDWYEGYLHVALMARRKFRDMDNEAWLDAMLDVLMTQLKVPAEKVFVKTRRRQKGSWQYSKFAHERSEIVVHEDGLKFKVNLSDYLDTGLFLDHRITRQMVREESEGKSVLNLFAYTGAFTVHAIAGGARKTVTVDMSNTYLRWARENLALNQMSLRGNRFERADILQYLASPDRARDRYDLIVLDPPTFSNSKKMDDTLEIQRDHPWLINTSLGLLKPGGALYFSTNFRNFKLQPGQLHGASIEDLTHKTIPHDFQHSKPHQSWRITRA, translated from the coding sequence ATGTCTTACGCCGAACAGGCGGCGATGTTCGAGAACCGTCTCCAGAAGAACATCAGCCGCATCGAAAACGCCGCCCAACGCCTGGGCCAGAGCTGCTACCGCATCTACGACGCCGACATCCCCGAGATCCCCCTGCTCGTCGACTGGTACGAGGGTTATCTTCACGTGGCGCTGATGGCCCGGCGCAAGTTCCGCGACATGGACAACGAGGCCTGGCTCGACGCGATGCTCGATGTCTTGATGACCCAGCTCAAGGTCCCCGCCGAGAAGGTTTTTGTAAAAACCCGGCGCCGCCAGAAAGGCTCCTGGCAGTATTCGAAATTTGCCCATGAGCGCAGCGAGATCGTCGTTCACGAAGACGGCCTCAAGTTCAAGGTCAACCTCTCCGACTACCTGGACACCGGCCTTTTCCTGGACCACCGCATCACCCGCCAGATGGTGCGCGAGGAGTCGGAGGGCAAGAGCGTGCTCAACCTCTTCGCCTACACCGGTGCCTTTACTGTGCACGCCATCGCCGGCGGCGCCCGCAAGACCGTCACCGTTGATATGAGCAACACGTACTTGCGCTGGGCCCGTGAGAACCTCGCGCTCAACCAGATGAGCCTGCGCGGAAACCGCTTCGAGCGCGCCGACATCCTGCAGTACCTGGCCAGCCCTGACCGCGCCCGCGACCGCTACGACTTGATCGTGCTCGACCCGCCCACCTTCTCCAACTCCAAGAAGATGGACGACACGCTTGAGATCCAGCGCGACCACCCCTGGCTTATCAACACCTCCCTGGGCTTGCTCAAACCCGGCGGCGCCCTTTACTTCTCGACGAACTTTCGGAACTTTAAGCTGCAACCCGGACAGCTCCACGGCGCCTCGATCGAAGACCTCACCCACAAGACCATCCCGCACGACTTCCAACACTCCAAACCCCACCAGAGCTGGCGCATCACCCGCGCGTAA
- a CDS encoding Na+/H+ antiporter subunit G, which translates to MEELPLYLQSIIAALILFGAIFAFIGSLGLAKLPDFYMRLHGPTKATTLGLGAMLVGSMIFFSVTKGSLTLHEVLITLFLFITAPVSAHILSKSAIRERIYDSTGMVEEKTRELF; encoded by the coding sequence ATGGAAGAGCTTCCCCTCTACCTTCAAAGCATCATCGCCGCGCTGATCCTCTTCGGCGCCATCTTTGCCTTCATCGGCTCGCTGGGCCTGGCGAAGCTGCCGGACTTCTACATGCGCCTGCACGGTCCCACCAAGGCCACCACCCTGGGCCTGGGCGCGATGCTGGTGGGCTCGATGATCTTCTTCAGCGTCACCAAGGGCAGCCTCACGCTCCACGAGGTGCTCATCACCCTCTTCCTCTTTATTACCGCCCCGGTCAGCGCCCATATCCTCTCGAAGTCGGCCATCCGCGAGCGCATCTACGACTCCACCGGCATGGTCGAAGAGAAGACCCGCGAGCTCTTTTAA
- a CDS encoding K+/H+ antiporter subunit F codes for MLTYAIAIAFGIVSAAVLLNAYRLFQGPDVLDRVVALDTMYINTIGLLILAGIWWATDIFFEAALLIAMMGFVGTVGMARFLLRGDLIE; via the coding sequence ATCTTAACCTACGCCATCGCCATCGCCTTCGGCATCGTCTCAGCGGCCGTGCTCCTTAACGCCTACCGCCTCTTCCAGGGGCCCGATGTGCTCGACCGCGTCGTCGCGCTCGACACGATGTACATCAACACCATCGGGCTGCTGATCCTGGCCGGCATCTGGTGGGCCACCGACATCTTCTTTGAAGCCGCCCTGCTCATCGCCATGATGGGTTTTGTGGGCACCGTCGGTATGGCCCGCTTCCTGCTTCGCGGCGACCTCATCGAGTGA
- a CDS encoding Na+/H+ antiporter subunit E — protein MISIRQRVLPQPLFSLVLLAVWLLAQGKLELSTIIGGVILALVLPAFTYRFTDTFPKVRRIRPLIQYIVIVMWDILIANLTVARLILGPARKLKPTFLEVPVKLTNPYAITIFAATISLTPGTVSANLSGDRKTLLVHALSTEDPDAEIQLMKARYEAPLLEIFQ, from the coding sequence GTGATCAGCATTCGACAACGCGTTCTGCCTCAGCCCCTCTTCAGCCTGGTGCTGCTGGCGGTCTGGCTTCTGGCTCAGGGCAAGCTCGAACTCTCCACGATCATCGGCGGGGTGATCCTGGCGCTGGTGCTGCCGGCCTTCACCTACCGCTTCACCGACACCTTCCCGAAGGTGCGCCGGATCCGCCCCCTGATTCAGTACATCGTCATCGTGATGTGGGACATCCTCATCGCCAACCTCACCGTGGCGCGCTTGATCCTGGGCCCGGCCCGCAAGCTCAAGCCCACCTTCCTGGAGGTGCCGGTGAAGCTGACCAACCCCTACGCCATCACGATCTTCGCGGCGACCATCTCGCTGACCCCCGGCACCGTCTCGGCCAACTTAAGCGGCGACCGCAAGACGCTGCTGGTGCACGCGCTGAGCACCGAAGACCCCGACGCCGAGATTCAGCTGATGAAGGCCCGTTACGAGGCGCCGCTTCTGGAGATCTTCCAATGA
- a CDS encoding monovalent cation/H+ antiporter subunit D, translated as MNNWIVIPILLPMLTALVCALIPASKIALQRALSLAASLALVATGFFMISQTMSGEIFSYAMGNWSAPFGIVVVVDRLSAMMVALTSVVALCVLAYASQGADKRGPYFHFLFQFQVLGICGAFLTGDIFNLFVFFEILLLSSYNLLVYSGGQKRLKAGIHYVILNLIGSALFLIGVSTLYGITGTLNMADMSLQVASLGAEDQAILQAGALVLMVVFALKAALLPLYLWLPGVYGAATAPVAALFAVLTKVGVYAILRTSTLIFGPEAGVGADLIEPYLFPLALMTLFFGMVGAMGSHRLRHMTGYLIIASLGTMMASIGLFTQASISAALYYMVHSTLIMALFFLLIERVAAQRGPFTDEIRIGWKLTQPTLLGLIFFGAAVAAAGLPPFSGFLGKLLMLQAAIGEPGGFWMWAVILFTSLLGLIALSRVGTQVFWKGSEVAADRADQVERTTALQAVPLIAILAILAAYSAFAGPITEYTDEVAAQLLDPQQYIDAVMVEPAFFPDTAGMSDDLSNKDH; from the coding sequence GTGAATAACTGGATCGTCATACCTATCCTGCTGCCGATGCTCACCGCGCTTGTCTGCGCGCTGATCCCGGCCTCAAAGATCGCCCTTCAGCGCGCTCTCTCGCTTGCAGCCTCGCTCGCTCTGGTGGCCACCGGCTTCTTCATGATCAGCCAGACGATGTCTGGCGAGATCTTCAGCTACGCGATGGGCAACTGGTCGGCGCCCTTTGGGATTGTGGTCGTCGTTGACCGACTCTCGGCGATGATGGTCGCCCTGACCAGCGTGGTCGCCCTTTGCGTGCTGGCTTACGCCTCGCAGGGCGCCGATAAGCGCGGGCCCTACTTCCACTTTCTCTTCCAGTTTCAGGTGCTGGGGATCTGCGGCGCGTTCTTAACGGGCGACATCTTCAACCTCTTTGTCTTCTTCGAGATCCTGCTGCTCTCGTCCTACAACCTGCTGGTCTACTCCGGCGGCCAGAAGCGGCTTAAAGCGGGCATCCATTATGTGATCCTCAACCTGATCGGCTCGGCGCTCTTTCTCATCGGCGTGAGCACGCTCTACGGGATCACCGGCACGCTGAACATGGCCGATATGTCGCTGCAGGTCGCCTCCCTGGGTGCCGAAGATCAGGCGATCTTGCAGGCCGGCGCCCTGGTGCTGATGGTGGTCTTTGCGCTCAAGGCCGCGCTGCTTCCGCTCTACCTGTGGTTGCCCGGTGTCTACGGCGCGGCGACCGCGCCGGTGGCCGCGCTCTTTGCCGTGCTGACCAAGGTGGGGGTCTACGCCATTTTGCGCACCTCCACGCTGATCTTCGGCCCGGAGGCCGGCGTCGGCGCCGACCTGATTGAGCCCTACCTCTTTCCGCTGGCGCTGATGACCCTCTTCTTCGGCATGGTCGGCGCGATGGGCAGCCACCGCCTGCGTCATATGACCGGCTACCTCATCATCGCCTCACTGGGCACGATGATGGCCAGCATCGGCCTCTTCACCCAGGCCAGCATCTCGGCGGCGCTCTACTACATGGTGCACTCCACGCTGATCATGGCGCTCTTCTTCCTGCTCATCGAGCGGGTCGCCGCCCAGCGTGGCCCCTTCACCGACGAGATCCGCATCGGCTGGAAGCTCACCCAGCCCACCCTGCTCGGGCTGATCTTCTTCGGGGCGGCTGTGGCCGCCGCCGGCCTCCCTCCCTTCAGCGGCTTTCTGGGCAAGCTCCTGATGCTGCAGGCCGCCATCGGTGAGCCCGGCGGCTTCTGGATGTGGGCGGTGATCCTCTTTACCAGCCTTCTGGGCCTTATCGCCCTGAGCCGCGTCGGCACCCAGGTCTTCTGGAAAGGCAGCGAGGTCGCCGCCGACCGCGCCGACCAGGTCGAGCGCACCACCGCGCTGCAGGCCGTCCCCCTGATCGCCATTCTGGCGATTCTTGCGGCCTACTCCGCCTTTGCCGGTCCGATCACCGAATACACCGATGAAGTCGCCGCCCAGCTCCTCGATCCGCAGCAGTACATTGACGCGGTGATGGTCGAGCCGGCCTTCTTCCCCGACACAGCAGGCATGAGCGATGACCTCAGCAACAAGGACCACTGA